One window of Desulfarculus baarsii DSM 2075 genomic DNA carries:
- a CDS encoding host-nuclease inhibitor Gam family protein: MARMKPKAVVVASLEQATGALEELCVIRRSVTAITDQMNADIDQAKAQAAGLAEPLLARQKALETALMTFGQLSRAELFAKRKSLETPFGAIGFRKSTRLVTLAKVKLSDVLEKLKQFAFVEAVKVRESVDKEAMRDWPDERLELVGMERKSADEFFIELKAEDLGRKG, translated from the coding sequence ATGGCCCGCATGAAGCCCAAGGCCGTGGTCGTCGCCAGCCTGGAGCAGGCCACGGGCGCGCTGGAGGAGCTCTGCGTCATCCGCCGGTCCGTTACGGCCATCACCGACCAGATGAACGCCGACATCGACCAGGCCAAGGCCCAGGCCGCCGGGCTGGCCGAACCGCTGTTGGCCCGGCAAAAGGCGTTGGAAACGGCGCTGATGACCTTTGGCCAGCTCAGCCGGGCCGAGCTTTTCGCCAAGCGCAAAAGCCTGGAGACGCCCTTTGGCGCGATCGGCTTTCGCAAGAGCACCAGGCTGGTGACCCTGGCCAAGGTCAAACTCTCGGACGTGCTGGAAAAGCTCAAGCAATTCGCCTTTGTGGAGGCGGTCAAGGTCAGGGAGTCGGTGGACAAGGAGGCCATGCGCGACTGGCCCGACGAGCGTCTGGAGCTGGTGGGCATGGAGCGCAAGAGCGCCGACGAGTTTTTTATCGAGCTCAAGGCCGAAGACCTTGGGCGGAAAGGATAG
- a CDS encoding helix-turn-helix domain-containing protein, with product MLTEPEKLLAAINQRFGTVHAFCAANPELNRTTVYAVLRGRYKGNAGRQLGRIRAALMAAPADGAADLPGLVELEEVIREAACARCPVTRAGICKRCAPLHLQQAQAVLAFLERRRER from the coding sequence GTGCTGACCGAACCCGAAAAGCTCCTGGCGGCCATCAACCAGCGTTTCGGCACGGTCCACGCCTTTTGCGCCGCCAACCCCGAGCTCAACCGCACCACGGTCTACGCCGTTTTGCGTGGGCGCTACAAGGGCAACGCCGGCCGCCAACTGGGCCGCATCCGCGCCGCGCTGATGGCCGCGCCGGCCGACGGGGCCGCCGATCTGCCTGGCCTGGTCGAACTGGAGGAAGTCATCCGCGAGGCGGCCTGCGCCCGCTGCCCGGTCACCCGCGCCGGCATCTGCAAGCGCTGCGCGCCGCTGCACCTGCAGCAGGCCCAGGCCGTGCTGGCCTTTCTGGAGCGCCGCCGTGAAAGGTGA
- a CDS encoding site-specific DNA-methyltransferase yields the protein MAKRKAATPKSVETLKHEEATRKNIPTVEYQAVMHDKDKSPVRVAMERRNRDLDPQLVWRGKDEQDWSDLVVQAPPLYIQEKVQPKALVDDLMRLSKASEPAEPQLDLFADFNGIPEGADKTDFYQHDGKWSNRLILGDSLQVMASLAEREGLRGQVQCIYLDPPYGIKFNSNFQWSTTSRTVTDGKAEHITREPEQVKAFRDTWRDGIHSYLTYLRDRLTAARDLLAESGSIFVQIGDQNVHRVRALMDEVFGDENFIGEIAYHTTSGSTSEYISNPKNYVHWYAKSRREMTFRRCFVPRIFNHEEPGPWQLVEYNGKRFGLNDFLKKGGMLNSPGVRIARMGDATSQRQGREAGENSAMGFSFELEGESYRPSGTRGWSTTITGLRRAARASRLIGVGKSIGLVRYFDESPYFPLNSSWDDTGGTIGAAKVYVVQTNIKVIQRCILMATDPGDLVLDPTCGSGTTAYVAEQWGRRWITIDTSRVALALARARIMGARYPYYILADSPEGQQKVAEVTQGAPSSAPTHGNIRHGFVYERVPHITLKSIANNAEIDVIWERFQEQLEPLRAALNQAAGKAWEEWEIPRDAEAKWPAEAKDLHARWWELRIARQKEIDASIAAKADFEYLYDKPYEDKKTVRVSGPFTVESVSPHRVMGVDEFDELIDPQDSIKDQSADEADFVKMILANLKTAGVQQSHKDDKIDFRTLVPWPGDYICAEGRYYEGGDEAGTGKRAAIFIGPEFGTVCREDLVAAAREAGEAGFDVLIACAFNYDAPSADFNKMGRLPVLQARMNAELHMATDLKNTGKGNLFVIFGEPDIDILDVDDDQVQVRINGVDVFKPSTGEVQSDDTDGIACWFIDTDYNEESFFVRHAYFLGAGDPYKALKTTLKAEVNEEAWETLYSDVSRPFEKPKTGRIAVKVINHLGDEVMKVFRVS from the coding sequence ATGGCCAAAAGAAAAGCTGCAACTCCCAAGTCCGTGGAAACGCTCAAGCACGAGGAAGCCACGCGCAAAAACATCCCCACCGTGGAATACCAGGCGGTGATGCACGACAAGGACAAGAGCCCCGTGCGGGTGGCCATGGAGCGCCGCAACCGCGATCTGGACCCGCAGTTGGTCTGGCGGGGCAAGGATGAGCAGGACTGGTCCGACCTTGTTGTGCAGGCCCCGCCGCTCTATATCCAGGAAAAGGTGCAGCCCAAGGCCCTGGTGGACGACCTGATGCGCCTGAGCAAGGCCTCGGAGCCGGCCGAGCCCCAGCTGGACCTTTTCGCCGATTTTAATGGCATTCCCGAAGGGGCCGACAAAACCGATTTTTACCAGCACGACGGCAAGTGGAGCAACCGGCTGATCCTGGGCGACAGCCTGCAGGTTATGGCCTCCTTGGCCGAGCGCGAGGGCCTGCGGGGCCAGGTGCAGTGCATCTACCTCGACCCGCCCTACGGCATCAAGTTCAATTCCAACTTCCAGTGGTCCACCACCAGCCGTACCGTCACAGACGGCAAGGCCGAGCACATCACCCGCGAGCCCGAGCAGGTGAAGGCTTTCCGCGACACCTGGCGCGACGGCATTCATTCATACCTCACCTACCTGCGCGACAGGCTCACCGCAGCCAGGGATTTGCTGGCCGAATCAGGCTCGATTTTTGTGCAGATTGGCGACCAAAACGTGCATCGCGTGCGGGCGCTGATGGATGAGGTTTTTGGGGACGAAAATTTTATTGGAGAAATCGCTTATCATACGACATCAGGATCCACTTCCGAATATATCTCTAATCCAAAGAACTACGTACACTGGTATGCAAAAAGTCGAAGGGAGATGACCTTTCGTCGTTGCTTTGTCCCTCGCATTTTTAACCACGAAGAGCCAGGACCATGGCAACTAGTTGAATATAACGGAAAACGTTTCGGGTTAAATGATTTTTTAAAAAAGGGAGGAATGCTAAATAGCCCTGGAGTTCGAATTGCGAGAATGGGGGACGCAACGTCACAGCGGCAAGGGCGAGAAGCCGGGGAAAATTCTGCAATGGGTTTTTCCTTTGAGTTGGAAGGGGAGAGCTATCGCCCTTCTGGAACGAGAGGTTGGAGCACCACTATTACTGGTTTACGACGTGCCGCACGTGCATCAAGGCTTATTGGTGTAGGAAAATCGATTGGCCTCGTCCGGTATTTTGACGAATCACCGTATTTCCCTCTTAATAGTTCTTGGGATGACACCGGAGGTACTATCGGTGCCGCAAAAGTTTATGTTGTCCAGACAAATATAAAGGTAATTCAGCGCTGCATCCTCATGGCCACCGATCCCGGTGACCTTGTTTTGGACCCCACCTGCGGCAGCGGCACCACGGCCTACGTGGCCGAGCAATGGGGCCGCCGCTGGATCACCATAGACACCTCGCGTGTGGCCCTGGCCCTGGCCCGGGCGCGGATCATGGGCGCGCGCTATCCTTATTACATCCTGGCCGACAGCCCCGAAGGCCAGCAAAAAGTGGCCGAGGTCACTCAGGGCGCGCCTTCCTCGGCACCAACCCACGGCAACATCCGCCACGGGTTTGTCTACGAGCGGGTGCCCCACATCACGCTGAAATCCATCGCCAACAACGCCGAGATCGACGTGATATGGGAGCGTTTCCAGGAACAACTGGAGCCCTTGCGCGCGGCGCTGAACCAGGCGGCCGGCAAGGCGTGGGAAGAATGGGAGATTCCCCGCGATGCCGAGGCCAAATGGCCCGCCGAGGCCAAGGATCTGCACGCGCGCTGGTGGGAGCTGCGCATCGCCCGGCAAAAAGAGATTGATGCATCCATCGCCGCCAAAGCTGACTTTGAGTATCTCTATGACAAGCCTTACGAAGACAAAAAAACAGTGCGCGTCTCCGGGCCGTTCACCGTGGAAAGCGTTTCGCCACACCGGGTTATGGGCGTTGATGAATTTGACGAATTAATAGACCCGCAGGATAGCATCAAAGACCAGAGCGCCGACGAAGCCGACTTCGTCAAGATGATCTTGGCCAACCTGAAGACCGCAGGCGTGCAGCAGTCTCATAAGGACGACAAGATCGACTTCCGCACCCTCGTGCCATGGCCTGGAGATTATATCTGCGCTGAAGGCCGATATTACGAGGGAGGCGACGAGGCCGGAACCGGAAAGCGCGCGGCGATTTTCATCGGCCCGGAATTCGGCACGGTATGCAGAGAGGACTTGGTAGCCGCCGCCCGCGAAGCAGGCGAGGCAGGCTTTGATGTGCTTATCGCCTGTGCCTTCAACTATGATGCGCCATCGGCCGATTTCAACAAGATGGGCCGTTTGCCCGTGCTCCAGGCCCGCATGAACGCCGAACTGCACATGGCCACCGACTTGAAAAACACCGGCAAGGGCAACTTGTTTGTGATCTTTGGCGAGCCGGACATCGACATCCTTGACGTGGATGACGATCAGGTTCAGGTGAGGATCAACGGCGTGGACGTGTTCAAGCCGAGCACCGGCGAAGTACAAAGCGACGACACCGATGGCATCGCCTGCTGGTTCATCGATACCGACTACAACGAAGAGAGCTTCTTTGTGCGTCACGCCTATTTCCTGGGCGCTGGCGACCCGTACAAGGCGCTGAAGACCACACTCAAGGCCGAGGTCAACGAGGAAGCTTGGGAGACATTGTATAGTGATGTTTCCCGACCTTTTGAGAAGCCCAAAACCGGCCGCATAGCAGTGAAGGTGATCAACCACCTTGGCGATGAGGTGATGAAGGTTTTCAGGGTGAGCTAA
- a CDS encoding HU family DNA-binding protein — protein MNKKDLIAAVAGKLGYGPCAPVTGRVVEAAFEAMAEALGRGEQVRINGFGVWRVRGRKAREGRNPRTGESIQIPAASGVIFRPADALKGRVNH, from the coding sequence ATGAACAAGAAGGATTTGATCGCGGCGGTGGCTGGAAAGCTGGGCTATGGGCCCTGCGCGCCGGTGACCGGCCGGGTGGTGGAGGCGGCCTTCGAGGCCATGGCCGAGGCGCTGGGGCGCGGCGAGCAGGTGCGCATCAACGGCTTTGGCGTCTGGCGGGTGCGCGGCCGCAAGGCCCGCGAGGGCCGCAACCCGCGCACGGGCGAAAGCATCCAGATTCCGGCCGCCAGCGGCGTGATCTTCCGGCCGGCCGACGCGCTCAAAGGCCGCGTCAACCACTGA
- a CDS encoding AAA family ATPase, with product MKKGVFVETSNVTRFRAAVAQARDFERGRPGMLMAWGEAGRGKTICAMNAFAEGGGVYLRAWEGWSQSAFLQALCFEITGLRPRGSNRSKVAIIQALDPEPRAIYIDEADRLALGRLEDLRDIHDETGCPVVLIGEEGLAAKLSARRRIDDRIPAEFRIRFEPVTCQDISLYAMEAADLRLTPEASKFVHGLTRGNFRRVHNAMLSLEQMARAAEVDIIDQAMARRLGGK from the coding sequence GTGAAAAAAGGCGTTTTCGTGGAGACCAGCAACGTGACCCGCTTTCGGGCGGCGGTGGCCCAGGCCCGCGACTTTGAACGCGGCCGGCCGGGCATGTTGATGGCCTGGGGCGAGGCCGGGCGCGGCAAGACCATCTGCGCCATGAACGCCTTTGCCGAGGGCGGCGGGGTGTATCTGCGGGCCTGGGAGGGCTGGAGCCAGAGCGCCTTTTTGCAGGCGCTGTGCTTCGAGATCACGGGCCTGCGGCCGCGCGGCTCCAATCGCAGCAAGGTCGCCATCATCCAGGCCCTGGACCCGGAGCCACGGGCCATCTACATCGACGAGGCCGACCGCCTGGCCCTGGGCCGGCTGGAGGATCTGCGCGACATCCACGACGAGACCGGCTGCCCGGTGGTCTTGATCGGCGAGGAGGGTCTGGCGGCCAAGCTCTCGGCCCGCCGGCGCATCGACGACCGCATCCCGGCCGAGTTTCGCATCCGCTTCGAGCCGGTGACCTGCCAGGACATCAGCCTCTACGCCATGGAGGCGGCCGATCTGCGCCTGACGCCCGAGGCCAGCAAGTTCGTCCACGGGCTGACGCGCGGCAATTTCCGCCGCGTGCATAACGCCATGCTCAGCCTGGAACAGATGGCCCGGGCCGCCGAGGTCGACATCATCGACCAGGCCATGGCCCGCCGCCTGGGGGGCAAGTGA
- a CDS encoding regulatory protein GemA, whose amino-acid sequence MDRNAMLAKIHIGRKTMGWDEDAYRDVLRGRYGVDSAAKLKPADLADMCAYLAGQGVSFKPAAKAKEKARWYAIPDRTPHCQQKRYIAALWRALGWKASGLDTRCKKQFGVDKFLWLHDQDKLQILAKDLHNRCKKRGIDPTPC is encoded by the coding sequence ATGGACCGAAACGCCATGCTGGCCAAGATTCACATTGGCCGCAAAACCATGGGTTGGGACGAGGACGCCTACCGCGATGTGTTGCGCGGCCGCTACGGCGTGGACAGCGCCGCCAAGCTAAAGCCGGCCGATCTGGCCGACATGTGCGCCTATCTGGCCGGCCAGGGCGTGAGCTTCAAACCAGCCGCCAAGGCCAAGGAAAAGGCCCGCTGGTACGCCATCCCCGACCGCACGCCCCACTGCCAGCAGAAGCGCTACATCGCCGCCCTCTGGCGGGCCCTGGGCTGGAAGGCCTCGGGCCTGGACACGCGCTGCAAAAAGCAGTTCGGCGTGGACAAGTTCCTGTGGCTGCACGACCAGGACAAGCTGCAGATCCTGGCCAAGGACTTGCACAACCGCTGCAAAAAACGCGGCATCGACCCCACGCCGTGCTGA